From the Pseudomonadota bacterium genome, the window TACGATGAGCGCCACTTGATGACCAGCCAGACCGATCAGCGCGGATTCACCAATCGGTATGAGTTCAACGCCGCGGGCCACTTCCTGCAAAGCACCCAATCGGATGGCTCCGTGCGGACCCTGGAGGCGGCCCAGAGTGTCGGACTGATCGAGGTCGACAGTGAACAATGACATCACGCCGGCGGCTAGCAGCCGCATCGACACCATCGCTAGGAGAACGTCCGTGAAGCATCTCATGAGGACAACCAAACCGAAGGCCACCGGCACCGCTGCCGCCCTCCTGGCCTGTGCATTGGCGGGCGCACAAGATGCACCGACGACAAGCCTAGAAGAGGCGATCAATGGTTTCGTTGATCCGGAGGGACGACCGGCGGCGATCGTGACTGGAGCCTTTGGCGAAGCGCTGGAAGTCACCGATAGCGCTGGGCTCAACACGGCCTTTCGACGCGACGCCCGCGGCAATCCGCTGACCGTGGCGTTCCCAAGCGGCGCGACCTTCGACAGCACCTACGACGGTGATGACAACCTGACGTCGCAGACGGATCGGACGCTCGGAGGCACGAGCACGTACGTGCTGGATGAGACCTTCGCCCGCGTCATCCAACAGACCAATCCGCGCAACGACACGGCCACCATCGAGCTGGATCGTCGAGGCAATCGTATTCGGGCAATAGCCATGTCCGGCCTGGACTCCGTGAGCGAGTACAACGGCGCCGGCCTTCCAACCTTCCATCGGCATGACTTCGGACTGGAGATGGTGGTCGAGTACACCGCCGATATGAACATTGCGGCCCAGCACTTCGGCACCGGCGGCGAGACGCGCTCCGTCACACGGACCTACTCGCCCGCAGGTTACCTCACCTCACTCAACTTCCCCGAGGGCCGCTCTCGATCATACGCGTACGATGTAATGGGGCGCGTGGTGCAAACGACCTTCTCGGATGGCACCTCCGCGACCATGACGCACAATGAAGTCGGCCAACTAAGCAGCCTGACCACGCCCGCCGAGCACACCTACGAGTTCGCCTATACCAGCGCCGGCCTGCTTAGCAATGAACGCTTGCCCGACGTCGGCGCAGGCACGCCGAGAGACATCACCTACGCCTACAACGCCGCACGCCAGCTGACCGAGGTGCGCCGTCCCGACGATCTGACCACGGTGTTCGAATACGACACGGCGGGGCGGCTCAGCACGGTGCGGATGCCGGAGTCCTACGCGCTTGGCTACGACGAGCAGACCGGCCTGCTGAGCACGCTGTCGTCCCCGAGCGGCATCTCCATGACGTACGCCTACGACGGCTACTTGCTCGCAGGCGTTGCGTTCGATGGCGCTTTGGTCGGTCAGATCGGGTACACCTACGATGTCGAGGGCGCTATCTCCTCGGTGGCCGTGGCGGGCGTCACCTACAACTTCCAGCACAACGCCGCCAACGATGTCGTCCAGGCCGGCGACCTACAGCTCACCTACGATGCCACGACGGGCCTGTTGACCGGGTCGAGCCTTGGCATCGTGCAAGAGACCTACGGATACAATCAGTTCGCGGAGATGACGCGGCATACGGTGACAGCAGGCGCGGAGGTACTCTACGACGCCGTGCTCACGCGAGATCTCCTTGGGCGCGTCATACGGCGCGTCGAAACCATCGAAGGGTCGACGCGCACCGTCGATCTCGCCTACGACGCGGCGGATCGACTGCTATCCGAAACCGTCGACGGATCGCTAGTCGCCGTGTTCACCTACGACGCCAACGGAAATCGTCTAGACGGGGCTGCCACCTACGACGCCAGAGACCGCGTGCTCGCGCTCGGCTCCGCGACGTTCTCCCACAGCGGCGCCGGCGAGCTGATGACACGCACCGAGGGCCCGGATATCACGCAGTACGGCTACGACACCGAGAGCAATCTCACCCACGTCACTCTGCCAGAGGGGTCCTCGATCCGTTACCTACAGGATGGAATAGGTCGCCGCGTCGCCAAGCAAGTCAACGGCGTCACGCAGGAAGCCTGGCTATACAGCGGTCGCTTGAGCCTGGGGGCGCGACTGGATGGCAGTAACAACGTACTGCAGCGATACGTCTACGCAGAGAAGTACACGGCCCCGGCGTACATCGACGACGGCCAATCTACCTACAAGGTGATCTCGGACCAGCGCGGCAGTGTACGCTTAGTAGTCGACTCATCGGACGGGACCGTCGTGCAGCGCATCGACTACGGTGTGTGGGGTGACATCGAGTTCGACAGCAACCCCGGCTTCCAACCCTTCGGCTTCGCGGGTGGTCTGTACGATCAGGACACGGGCTTGACTTACTTCAACTACCGCGACTACGACGCCTCCACCGGACGTTGGATGACCGCCGATCCATCCGGGTTCGTCGGCAGCAAGACCAATCTGTACGCCTACGTCGACAACGACCCCATCAACTTGATCGACCCTATGGGAATGGAAGACACGCCGGCAAGGGGGCCGCTAACGTCGACGCCTGGGTTTTCCCTGCCCAATCCGCTAACCGGCCTCGACAAGCAACTCGAGATATTCACTAAACCCGCGGCTGCCTTCAGGTACGCCAAGAAGCAAGCGCAGGATCGCGACCAAGCGATGAACGACATCGTGGCACGACCGCGTGACAACCGTATCCTGGATCATGTCAACGCTACGACAAGCGACACGATGTATGGCGTTCGGCAATCCGCCAAAGCGATGGTGGACGTCGGCAGCACGACCGGTGGCATCTCCGCGACGGGACCGTCCGCCACCGACAAGATCAGCGCATTCTGCGCAGAGCTACTGAACAAAACGATAGATGGCTTAGAGCGACTCCCCGGAGTCCTCGAGCGCAAGGTGGACGAAGGCATCGAATACAACAAGAACAACAAAGGCGCCGACTGGTGGCTTAACTTGGATGAATTATTTTAGCCGCGCGCGGGCACGATGAGACCTTCCCCTGGGCGGTCGCGTCGACAGCCTGCGTAGAACGGTGCGCTTCGCTGCCGTTCGCCGTGCGATTCAGTCCAAGGTCGAGGTGCGCTTTGAGCGTTTTAGCCCGGCCGCGGCAAACGCAACATCGGCGGTAGTCGTCCGCGGCTTCCAAGACTCGGTCACGCCATGCCTGGCAGCATACGAGGGCGGGAGCACGCTCACCGCGTTGCGCTGGGTGATGGCGCAGGACGAGCCCCGACAAAGCCCCGGTCCACGCACGCAAGCACTTTAGCTAACTGAAAAGAAGGTTTTTTTCCTTAGGGCCAGACCTAAGGGAAACCTCAAAGCAACCTCAAGTAGATCGCACTCGAGCCAGTTCACTCTGCGATGGCGCTCGCGTTGGCGTGCGCATCCATCAGTCTCTTAGGGAGTGGACCTATGCAAAACCGTACCAACATGCAGCAGCTCGCCGCCGTCACAACGCTCGCCCTGCTCAGCGCGCTCGGCTTGAGCGCTTGCGGAGGAGGCGACGCGGGGAACGCGCCGTCCGAAACAAACCCAGGCAGCGGCGCATCGGGCAATAGCGAACCGAGCGCAGTGTCCGGCTTGGCGGTAGCCGCGCCCTTACAAATCGTCGGCGAGCGCGCCGGCAGGTTGGCGCTTGATACGAGCGCGCTGCAGGTCAAGCGAGACGTCAGCCTGCTCTTCGTGACCGGCAACAACGCCGGCGAGTTCAACCCCTTTCTACAGGAAGTGGTGGGGTCGCGCCGCGACGACATCTTCGCCCTGGACTACACCGCCGGCACCGCGCGCCCGCTGTTCACCCGCCAGGCCTCCGGCACGACGATCATACCGCTCACCCTCTTTGCCCAAGGTTCACGGCTACATCAGCTCTACTTCGGCGGCGGTACATCGCTGTTCCTCCAAGAGATCGATTCGACGAGCGGCAACCTGATTTCAGAGACGGAACTCGCCTTCCTCGCGGAACGCTGCCTTGCGGTGGTAGGGGAGGATTTCTTCTACGCGATCGACGAAGACTTCTTCGTCGTGCGCGACTTTGCCGCACAGGGCTTCGTCGCCCAAGGCGAACGTCTTGCGCACGCCAACGTGTGCGGCGACGGCGTCTCTTTCCTCGACGGCGCGCTGGTTGGGATCGAGTACCCAACCGACGAGAGCCCAAACCGCGAGCGCATCACCGCTTGGGAGATCGACACGCAAACAGGCGAGCGCCTCGCCGCGCTCGCTGAGACGCCAGCTTCTGCATTGACCGATCAAGCGGCGTTCCGCGAGCCGCAGGTCGCACTGGCAGACGACGGGATCTACGTCCTCGCCTACGACTTCGTGAGCATTGAACTCTGGTTCATCGGGTACGGTCGACGCCCGGGTGAGGCTGGCGATGCCGACCCGTCCACGCCTGAGCTGCTTGGCCGCATCGAGATGCCGTTCTTCGCAAACATCATCCCGGGTGACGGCACCCTGTCGGTGGAGGAGATTTTCACCTTCGCCGCCCGCGGCGGCGTCGTGACGCTCAATCTGCGCCTACGGGAGCAAGCCGGCGATGGCACGTTCTTCTGGGGGCCGATGGTGGTACTGGACGTGTACGAGGATGCGGTCGATTTGATCGATCTCGGCACGCGCGTGTACGACGCCAAGGTGCTCACGGGAGACTAGGGAAGTTCTGCATAGGTCCGGTCGCCGGCGGCGTGAGTTGAAGGCGCGTTGCTGGTGCGCGGGGATGGCGGGCGGACTTGT encodes:
- a CDS encoding RHS repeat-associated core domain-containing protein; this encodes MRTTKPKATGTAAALLACALAGAQDAPTTSLEEAINGFVDPEGRPAAIVTGAFGEALEVTDSAGLNTAFRRDARGNPLTVAFPSGATFDSTYDGDDNLTSQTDRTLGGTSTYVLDETFARVIQQTNPRNDTATIELDRRGNRIRAIAMSGLDSVSEYNGAGLPTFHRHDFGLEMVVEYTADMNIAAQHFGTGGETRSVTRTYSPAGYLTSLNFPEGRSRSYAYDVMGRVVQTTFSDGTSATMTHNEVGQLSSLTTPAEHTYEFAYTSAGLLSNERLPDVGAGTPRDITYAYNAARQLTEVRRPDDLTTVFEYDTAGRLSTVRMPESYALGYDEQTGLLSTLSSPSGISMTYAYDGYLLAGVAFDGALVGQIGYTYDVEGAISSVAVAGVTYNFQHNAANDVVQAGDLQLTYDATTGLLTGSSLGIVQETYGYNQFAEMTRHTVTAGAEVLYDAVLTRDLLGRVIRRVETIEGSTRTVDLAYDAADRLLSETVDGSLVAVFTYDANGNRLDGAATYDARDRVLALGSATFSHSGAGELMTRTEGPDITQYGYDTESNLTHVTLPEGSSIRYLQDGIGRRVAKQVNGVTQEAWLYSGRLSLGARLDGSNNVLQRYVYAEKYTAPAYIDDGQSTYKVISDQRGSVRLVVDSSDGTVVQRIDYGVWGDIEFDSNPGFQPFGFAGGLYDQDTGLTYFNYRDYDASTGRWMTADPSGFVGSKTNLYAYVDNDPINLIDPMGMEDTPARGPLTSTPGFSLPNPLTGLDKQLEIFTKPAAAFRYAKKQAQDRDQAMNDIVARPRDNRILDHVNATTSDTMYGVRQSAKAMVDVGSTTGGISATGPSATDKISAFCAELLNKTIDGLERLPGVLERKVDEGIEYNKNNKGADWWLNLDELF